A window of Candidatus Saccharimonadales bacterium contains these coding sequences:
- a CDS encoding AtpZ/AtpI family protein, with the protein MQSPHAERGRDDVALKTALLLLVTLADTTWRIFVPVGGLAGIGIWADLHYHTKPWITFSGVAVGFVIAFFLIRQQLKAVMKGTH; encoded by the coding sequence ATGCAGAGTCCACATGCAGAGCGTGGTCGGGATGACGTTGCCTTGAAGACAGCGTTACTTCTCTTGGTTACGCTCGCTGATACGACCTGGCGGATTTTTGTGCCAGTCGGCGGTCTCGCCGGCATCGGCATTTGGGCGGACCTTCACTACCATACTAAGCCGTGGATTACGTTCAGCGGCGTGGCGGTCGGCTTCGTCATCGCTTTCTTCCTCATTCGCCAGCAGCTTAAGGCAGTTATGAAAGGGACTCACTAG
- a CDS encoding ATP synthase F0 subunit C has product MNELAFGLTYAISAGLCGVGLGLVGLGTMQAAGRNPEAIGKLRSLMILTMSFIDALAIIGLVVALIIKFLG; this is encoded by the coding sequence ATGAATGAGCTCGCATTCGGTCTAACCTACGCGATCAGCGCCGGACTCTGTGGAGTCGGTCTCGGCTTGGTCGGTCTCGGCACCATGCAGGCTGCTGGGCGTAACCCAGAAGCCATCGGCAAACTGCGCTCGCTGATGATCCTGACTATGTCGTTCATCGACGCCCTAGCCATCATCGGCTTGGTGGTCGCGCTTATTATTAAGTTCTTGGGTTAG
- the atpD gene encoding F0F1 ATP synthase subunit beta, which yields MPTKTATKKRLGTVTQIIGVVVDIEFADKHLPGINQALDCDLNGQKLVLEVAQHLSEATVRAIALASTDGLRRGDQITDTGKAISIPVGKETSGRMFNVIGQPIDGKPDSFKYYAPIHKTPPPLTDQSVKTEILETGLKVIDLIAPITKGGKVGLFGGAGVGKTVLIQELINNIAKFHKGNSVFAGVGERTREGNDLYHEMAESGVLDKASLVFGQMNEPPGARLRVALSGLTIAEGFRDEGKDVLLFIDNIFRFTQAGSEVSALLGRLPSAVGYQPTLQQEMGALQERITSTTKGSITSVQAVYVPADDLTDPAPATTFSHLNSTIVLSRALAELGLYPAIDPLDSTSNILDPEIVGQEHYDVARDVQKILQRYKDLQDIIAILGMEELSDEDKQIVNRARRIQRFLSQPFFVAEPYINMPGKYVSLKDTIKGFREILDGKHDDKPESAFFLKGTIEEVKG from the coding sequence ATGCCTACGAAGACTGCAACAAAGAAACGCCTCGGGACCGTTACCCAGATAATCGGGGTCGTCGTTGATATAGAGTTTGCCGACAAACACTTACCTGGGATCAATCAGGCCTTAGACTGCGATCTTAACGGGCAGAAACTTGTTCTTGAAGTCGCACAGCATCTCAGTGAGGCGACCGTCAGAGCTATTGCTCTTGCGAGTACCGATGGGCTTCGACGCGGTGATCAAATCACTGACACAGGCAAAGCTATCTCAATACCAGTCGGTAAGGAGACGTCAGGCAGGATGTTTAACGTCATTGGCCAACCCATCGACGGCAAACCAGACTCGTTTAAGTACTACGCTCCAATTCACAAAACGCCGCCTCCCTTGACTGACCAGAGCGTAAAGACGGAAATTCTTGAAACTGGCCTGAAAGTGATCGACTTGATCGCTCCGATTACCAAGGGTGGCAAGGTTGGTCTATTCGGCGGCGCCGGTGTCGGTAAGACCGTCCTGATCCAAGAGCTGATCAACAATATCGCTAAGTTCCACAAAGGTAACTCGGTCTTCGCCGGTGTCGGTGAGCGAACCCGCGAAGGCAACGATCTCTATCACGAGATGGCTGAATCTGGAGTGCTCGATAAGGCTTCGCTCGTCTTCGGACAGATGAACGAACCACCTGGTGCCCGATTGCGTGTCGCACTCTCAGGTCTGACAATCGCTGAGGGCTTTCGCGACGAAGGTAAGGACGTCCTGCTCTTCATCGACAATATCTTTCGTTTCACCCAAGCGGGTTCCGAAGTTTCAGCCTTGCTCGGTCGCCTGCCGAGTGCAGTTGGCTATCAGCCGACCCTGCAGCAGGAGATGGGAGCACTGCAAGAGCGGATCACCTCAACGACAAAGGGCTCAATTACTTCCGTCCAAGCCGTCTATGTGCCGGCCGATGATTTGACCGATCCCGCCCCTGCCACAACCTTCTCGCACCTCAACTCGACGATTGTTTTGAGTCGTGCGCTTGCGGAACTCGGACTTTACCCGGCTATTGACCCTCTTGATTCGACCTCTAACATCCTTGATCCCGAGATTGTCGGCCAAGAGCACTACGACGTCGCCAGAGACGTCCAGAAGATCCTCCAGCGCTATAAGGACCTTCAAGATATCATCGCCATTCTCGGCATGGAAGAACTCTCAGACGAGGATAAGCAGATTGTCAACAGGGCCAGACGTATCCAGCGTTTCCTGTCACAGCCCTTCTTCGTTGCCGAACCGTATATCAACATGCCAGGTAAGTATGTCTCTCTGAAAGATACCATCAAAGGATTCAGAGAGATCTTGGATGGGAAACACGACGACAAACCGGAATCCGCTTTCTTCCTGAAAGGCACCATTGAAGAGGTCAAAGGTTAA
- the atpF gene encoding F0F1 ATP synthase subunit B — protein sequence MTDLLYSPLGYLAAAGPNLFQGLGINWELLVVQAGAFLILMWVLGKFVYPYIINSIDERRKTIEDGLANAKKAEDNLKTAEEKTAAMLMKARAEADEIIKRGQQEAMSAIEAAEDKAKLRTAQIIEDGRRQLQVDIEAARKALRKETVSFVSMATEQIIHEKLDVEKDAALIRKVIDKKESA from the coding sequence ATGACCGATCTTCTCTACTCACCACTGGGCTACTTGGCAGCTGCTGGCCCCAACCTCTTCCAGGGTCTTGGGATCAACTGGGAACTGCTTGTCGTGCAGGCTGGTGCCTTCCTGATTCTGATGTGGGTGCTTGGTAAGTTCGTCTATCCGTATATCATCAATTCGATTGATGAACGACGCAAGACCATCGAGGACGGCCTTGCTAATGCCAAGAAAGCCGAAGACAACCTGAAGACCGCCGAGGAAAAGACGGCCGCCATGTTGATGAAAGCACGGGCTGAAGCCGATGAGATTATAAAGCGCGGACAGCAGGAAGCGATGTCTGCGATCGAAGCAGCCGAAGATAAAGCCAAACTTCGAACGGCTCAGATTATCGAGGACGGCCGCCGTCAACTGCAAGTAGATATCGAAGCGGCTCGCAAGGCGCTCCGCAAAGAGACGGTTAGTTTTGTTTCTATGGCGACCGAGCAGATCATCCATGAAAAGCTTGATGTCGAAAAAGATGCGGCTCTGATTCGAAAAGTTATTGATAAGAAGGAGTCTGCGTGA
- a CDS encoding F0F1 ATP synthase subunit delta, producing the protein MKRVSRRSLAKAIVREMLAGRQPKPLMKSVAAYLLLHRMTDQADLLIQDIAYELFNETGHLVATMESAKRLSQSLEADLKQYLKHVTGAKRVELGKSIDPSLIGGVRLSIPGGELDLTISRQLKQLQGIQT; encoded by the coding sequence GTGAAACGTGTCAGCCGACGTAGTCTAGCTAAAGCTATCGTTCGCGAGATGCTGGCCGGTCGTCAGCCGAAACCACTCATGAAGAGTGTGGCTGCCTACCTACTACTTCATAGGATGACCGATCAAGCCGACCTCTTGATCCAGGATATCGCCTATGAGCTTTTCAACGAGACAGGACATCTGGTTGCGACCATGGAGAGTGCCAAGAGACTGAGTCAGAGCCTTGAAGCCGACCTCAAGCAGTACTTGAAACACGTGACGGGTGCGAAGCGCGTTGAACTGGGCAAATCGATCGACCCGAGTCTTATCGGAGGTGTTCGCCTGTCGATACCTGGCGGAGAGCTTGACCTCACGATTAGCCGCCAACTGAAACAACTGCAAGGGATACAGACATAG
- the atpG gene encoding ATP synthase F1 subunit gamma translates to MSSTQQIRRRINSVRSTKQITKAMEMAAASKLRHAQEAVEKPRAFSLAARELLTELRRLNGASDFGWFKERPIKSRLLVPITSDRVLAGAYNGNVIRTYLKELHSDAGAHVENMTICIGRQVALHATRLKETEIIGLYDQMPDALTANDIRPIINTVINAFLEKEVDAVDLIYTEYHSTLSQQVVIHRILPAGFEQVPVSQSIATAEFEPSVDELLDSAVLRLIEVQLYQAMLDAAASEHSMRMLAMKNATDNASALVDDLTLAYNNARQATITQELAEITGGAEAMKDD, encoded by the coding sequence ATGAGTTCAACCCAGCAAATACGACGCCGGATCAACTCGGTTAGAAGCACCAAACAGATAACCAAAGCAATGGAGATGGCTGCCGCCAGTAAGCTGCGCCATGCCCAAGAGGCTGTCGAGAAACCACGCGCCTTTAGTCTTGCGGCCCGTGAGCTTTTGACTGAACTACGACGTCTAAACGGTGCCAGCGATTTCGGCTGGTTTAAAGAGCGGCCGATTAAAAGTCGTCTACTCGTACCAATAACCAGTGACCGAGTGCTAGCCGGAGCCTATAACGGGAATGTTATCCGTACCTATCTCAAAGAGCTTCACAGTGATGCCGGTGCTCACGTCGAGAACATGACCATCTGCATTGGCCGGCAGGTCGCCTTGCATGCTACTCGTCTGAAAGAGACGGAGATCATCGGACTCTATGATCAGATGCCGGATGCCTTAACGGCTAACGATATCCGACCGATCATCAATACGGTCATTAACGCCTTTTTGGAAAAGGAAGTGGATGCCGTTGATCTTATCTATACCGAATACCACTCTACCCTTTCCCAGCAGGTGGTCATCCATCGCATCTTGCCAGCCGGCTTTGAACAGGTACCCGTCTCTCAATCGATCGCGACCGCCGAGTTCGAGCCGTCCGTTGATGAACTACTTGATAGCGCCGTCCTACGACTAATCGAGGTGCAGCTCTATCAGGCCATGCTCGACGCGGCCGCTTCAGAGCATTCCATGCGGATGCTGGCTATGAAGAATGCCACTGACAACGCCTCGGCTTTGGTTGATGATCTGACTCTAGCCTACAACAACGCCCGCCAAGCAACGATTACGCAGGAATTGGCTGAGATTACCGGCGGCGCTGAAGCAATGAAGGACGACTAA
- the atpA gene encoding F0F1 ATP synthase subunit alpha yields the protein MPGLSIQELSRDIQDAIQTLRQERGLEESGIVTRVGDGVAWIYGLHGCGSSEVIEIDDSTGKKVKAFALNLLEDEIGAVLLGDDSQVKAGTRARLTGKLLDVPTGPELIGRVVDPLGRPLDGRGPIKASSRGPIERKAPGVIDRQSVFEPLMTGIMAIDSMIPIGRGQRELILGDRQTGKTAITVDTMINQAKQKTGVVNIYVAIGQKLSKIATLIERLKREGVMDQTIIVATSPADPAPLLYLAPYAGTAMGEYFRDNKKHALCIYDDLSKHAVAYRQMSLLLRRPPGREAYPGDVFYLHSRLLERASKLSKELGGGSLTALPIIETQAGDVAAYIPTNAISITDGQIYLETNLFYQGIRPAISVGNSVSRVGGNAQTKAIKSVAGSLRVSLAQFRELAAFAQFSSDLDEETKRRIERGQRLTDILKQKQYSPLSGAEQVALLLAANEGLFDQVPSERVGDAKRELLTALKSDAAAQMRELEIGDKPSDATKAKVLTVAKKALHSFTVKADETKGSGQKAS from the coding sequence ATGCCAGGACTTTCAATTCAAGAACTATCCAGAGACATTCAGGATGCTATCCAGACACTGCGTCAGGAGCGCGGGCTCGAAGAATCGGGAATCGTCACTCGTGTCGGTGACGGAGTAGCCTGGATCTACGGGTTGCACGGCTGTGGTTCGTCAGAGGTCATTGAGATCGACGATAGTACTGGCAAAAAGGTAAAAGCCTTCGCCCTCAACCTACTTGAAGACGAGATCGGAGCCGTTCTTCTGGGTGATGACTCGCAGGTTAAAGCTGGAACGCGGGCACGGCTGACGGGCAAGCTCTTGGATGTCCCTACAGGACCGGAACTGATCGGGAGAGTCGTTGACCCGCTCGGCAGGCCGCTCGATGGACGGGGTCCAATCAAGGCCTCATCTCGCGGACCGATTGAACGTAAAGCGCCTGGTGTTATTGACAGGCAGAGCGTATTTGAACCCTTGATGACTGGCATTATGGCTATTGACTCCATGATTCCTATCGGCCGAGGTCAGCGCGAACTGATCCTGGGCGACCGTCAGACAGGTAAGACGGCCATCACTGTTGACACCATGATCAACCAGGCCAAACAGAAGACCGGTGTCGTCAACATCTACGTCGCGATTGGCCAGAAGCTATCCAAGATCGCCACCCTGATCGAACGGCTTAAGCGTGAGGGCGTTATGGACCAGACGATCATCGTTGCTACCAGCCCTGCCGATCCCGCCCCGCTGCTCTACCTTGCCCCATACGCCGGTACGGCTATGGGCGAATACTTCCGCGACAATAAGAAGCACGCCCTTTGTATTTACGATGACCTCTCCAAGCACGCCGTGGCCTATCGTCAGATGTCACTTCTTCTCCGCCGCCCTCCTGGCCGCGAGGCATATCCTGGTGATGTCTTCTACCTCCACTCCCGTTTGCTTGAGCGTGCCTCTAAACTGTCGAAGGAGCTTGGCGGAGGCAGCTTAACGGCTCTGCCAATCATCGAAACACAGGCTGGTGACGTGGCAGCCTATATTCCGACCAATGCCATCTCAATTACAGACGGTCAGATCTATCTTGAAACCAACCTCTTCTACCAGGGTATTCGACCGGCTATTTCAGTTGGGAACTCCGTCTCGCGAGTCGGCGGAAACGCCCAGACGAAAGCGATCAAGAGCGTGGCAGGCAGTCTCCGTGTCAGTCTTGCCCAGTTCCGAGAGTTAGCTGCTTTCGCCCAGTTCTCGTCCGATCTCGACGAGGAGACCAAGAGACGAATTGAGCGCGGTCAGCGTCTGACCGATATTCTGAAACAGAAGCAGTACTCCCCATTAAGTGGAGCTGAGCAGGTTGCGCTACTTCTGGCAGCGAATGAAGGGCTTTTCGACCAGGTACCGTCTGAGCGAGTCGGTGACGCCAAGCGGGAGCTCCTGACTGCTCTTAAAAGCGACGCTGCCGCTCAGATGAGAGAGCTTGAGATTGGCGATAAACCATCTGACGCTACCAAGGCAAAGGTGCTCACAGTCGCCAAGAAAGCGCTCCACTCCTTTACCGTTAAGGCCGACGAAACTAAAGGGAGTGGACAGAAAGCGTCATGA
- the atpB gene encoding F0F1 ATP synthase subunit A → MVGVPFFATAAPKVSIGAETLFHVGPIPFTNSMVLEAVGYLLVLVIMFGTVIMIKRKSRSRLHYGIVWVFETLLDTITEVTGSRTRAKKLAPLAMTLFFFILINNWLGFLPFLNGAVTYHGTAFFRGMASDMNTTFAMAIITMVTAQIWAIRKLGLLGNLKRYFPNPFTDPMHAFEGFLELVAEFSRGLALSLRLFGNVFGGEVLLAVIAYLSHWAAPLSLPLFMVFELMIDTIQAYIFFMLTVVYISIGVTDPDASHLTDERTHPTHKVSTRTLKAEAASR, encoded by the coding sequence ATGGTCGGAGTCCCCTTTTTCGCTACGGCCGCTCCAAAAGTCAGTATCGGTGCGGAGACACTCTTCCATGTTGGCCCCATCCCATTCACCAACTCGATGGTCTTAGAAGCAGTCGGCTATCTGCTCGTGCTCGTTATAATGTTCGGAACCGTAATTATGATTAAGCGAAAATCACGGAGTCGTCTACACTACGGCATCGTCTGGGTTTTCGAGACACTGCTCGACACCATAACTGAGGTAACTGGCAGCCGTACACGAGCTAAGAAGCTAGCGCCGCTGGCTATGACTCTCTTCTTCTTCATCCTCATTAACAACTGGCTTGGTTTCTTGCCTTTCCTGAATGGAGCTGTGACTTACCATGGAACAGCTTTCTTTCGGGGCATGGCGTCTGATATGAATACGACTTTTGCGATGGCCATTATTACGATGGTGACCGCCCAGATCTGGGCCATTCGCAAACTTGGACTACTCGGTAACCTCAAACGATACTTCCCAAATCCTTTCACCGACCCGATGCATGCTTTCGAGGGGTTTTTGGAACTCGTAGCCGAATTCTCAAGAGGCTTGGCCCTCTCCCTCCGACTCTTCGGCAATGTCTTTGGTGGCGAAGTTCTCCTGGCGGTGATTGCCTACTTGAGCCACTGGGCAGCACCACTCAGCTTGCCGCTCTTCATGGTCTTTGAGCTTATGATCGATACCATCCAGGCCTACATCTTCTTCATGCTGACCGTGGTCTATATCTCAATTGGCGTGACCGATCCGGATGCCTCACATTTGACTGACGAACGAACGCACCCGACTCACAAAGTGTCAACCCGAACGCTTAAAGCGGAGGCGGCAAGCAGATGA
- the atpC gene encoding ATP synthase F1 subunit epsilon encodes MRFQLITLGGVKFDEDVYEVTLPTSTGEISVLPEHMPLVSLAVPGVITVRHKLHDSSDKFEHFATEGGIIEVDQSGVRILVDEAAHGSEVHAEAEQKALENALKLREQAKDKVSLDQAQAAIDRSQVRLKVAELRRRHQRGI; translated from the coding sequence ATGAGATTTCAGCTGATCACACTTGGCGGCGTCAAGTTCGACGAGGACGTCTATGAGGTTACTCTCCCGACCTCAACCGGCGAGATCAGCGTTTTACCAGAACACATGCCTTTGGTCAGCCTAGCCGTACCCGGCGTTATTACGGTACGCCACAAACTTCATGACTCCTCGGACAAGTTTGAGCATTTTGCCACCGAAGGCGGCATCATCGAAGTCGATCAGAGCGGTGTACGTATTCTTGTTGATGAGGCTGCCCATGGTAGTGAGGTACATGCCGAAGCTGAACAGAAGGCACTCGAAAATGCCCTCAAGCTGCGCGAGCAGGCCAAAGACAAAGTATCGCTAGATCAAGCGCAGGCAGCCATAGATCGTTCACAGGTTCGTCTCAAAGTAGCTGAATTGCGTCGTCGACACCAACGAGGCATATAA